The Chamaesiphon minutus PCC 6605 DNA window GCTTCATCTGTGGTTGAGAATCACAGTCAAAGCCAGCTTCAGTTGCTTTCTCAAACATTTGCTCTGGTGTCATACCTTGTCGCGTTGCCACGTTCATAAATGCCATTGCACCTGCACGCATCGAACTCGCGCAATGAATCAGAGCGGGTTTTGGTAGTCGATCGATTTGCGCTAAAACTTTATCTGTCAACTCGTCAGTCATCCCGTCTGACTTAACTGGAATGTTGACATACTCTAACCCTGCGGACTCTGCGTGTTGCTGCTCATCGTGCATGAAGCCTTCCTCTTCAGGCGATCGCAAGTTCAGTACCGACTTGTATCCCTCTGTAGCAGCTTGTTGTAACTGCTCTGGTTTCACCTGTCCCGCTACGGTTAGCTCCGAATCGATCTTTTTTACGTTTTCCATTGGTATCTCAGACATTAGATTTGATTACCATATTAGTATATGGTAATATAGTAAATAAGTACATATGGTAAGATGTAATTTTTAGGTTTGTATGCTAAAGCCGTCTCCTCAAGCCCTAGCTCCCGTTGCCGAGTTTTTCAAAGTGATATCTGAAGTGAGTCGGCTGCAAGTTTTGTGTTGTTTGAAATCAGGATCTAAAAATGTCACGGAAATTATCCAAGCAACGGGATTGGGACAAGCGAATGTTTCCAAACATCTAAAAGTGCTGACCCAAGCAGGAATGGTGACTCGTCAGCCACAAGGAATCACTGTTTTTTATGAAATTGCCGATCCGATTATTTTTGATTTGTGTGAAATAGTGTGCGAGCGCTTGGCGATTCGACTAGAAGAAAAAGCTCAACAGTTAGAGGAACTTAAAAACCTGCACGAGTGAACTTAACATGGGGGTTGAGTAGCAATGGAACCAAAAACAGGGATAAGGATTGACCAGTCGCCTTAAATCTAGTCCATGTAACGATTGTTAAATGTCAAGTGTTTTGGGTTCTTCCGAACTTTTTCGGAAGAACCCAACCTCATTGTCGTCTAACAGTTTCGCCACCAGTATCAAAAGCTCGGAAGAACCCGTGCTCGTTGTCGGATTCTGGTTGTGCCATAAAGCTTTATTTTAGGAAATACTTTGAACAATTATGCTCCAAAGTATTCCCTAAAAATTAAATGGATGCTAAAAGTTTCATGCCACGTCTGCGATTGTAAGAATATTGCAACTTGAAATTGTGTCCTTACAATCACACTTGACCTTGTACTTGGGTACAAAGGTTATATATTGTAATGCCAACTCAGCTATTTCTCCATCTGAGAATACCGTCCTTTACGACGCAGAAACAGCAACAATTGGGAGATTAGCACCATGACAGGCAGTTCGACAAGTGGTTCAATAGCCAAAACAAGGGTAATCAACGGACGATCGGGAAAAACAGTTGTAGCGATCGCCAATGCAAGAGGTGAATTGCGAGCAAGTGTTGTACAACTGAAGCAAGCAAAGTCCTCATAACTAAAATTGCCGAGTCGTGCAATCACTTGAGTCAGCAAAAAGGTAACTACATAGAAAATAAGGATAGGTGGCAACATTTTCAGCAGCACATCTGGATTTTGAATTAAGGTCTGCCCCTGCGAGGCAAATACCGCTGTAATTGCCAAGCACAGAAATAGCGTTTGCCCTGCTGCTATTTTCAGGGGGATTTCACGCCAAAGCCCGTTTACCTTTGGTATTAGCCACTTAGCGATAAACGCT harbors:
- a CDS encoding beta-lactamase hydrolase domain-containing protein — encoded protein: MENVKKIDSELTVAGQVKPEQLQQAATEGYKSVLNLRSPEEEGFMHDEQQHAESAGLEYVNIPVKSDGMTDELTDKVLAQIDRLPKPALIHCASSMRAGAMAFMNVATRQGMTPEQMFEKATEAGFDCDSQPQMKQFLESYVSKHSKKV
- a CDS encoding ArsR/SmtB family transcription factor, with the protein product MLKPSPQALAPVAEFFKVISEVSRLQVLCCLKSGSKNVTEIIQATGLGQANVSKHLKVLTQAGMVTRQPQGITVFYEIADPIIFDLCEIVCERLAIRLEEKAQQLEELKNLHE